A window from Citrus sinensis cultivar Valencia sweet orange chromosome 3, DVS_A1.0, whole genome shotgun sequence encodes these proteins:
- the LOC102618707 gene encoding GDSL esterase/lipase At3g48460 has translation MANSFGVFSSQIFLMFVLLPSLFSALTAATNTLTPRPFNKIYAFGDSFTDTGNTKTATGPSGFGHVSTSPYGSTYFHHPTNRYSDGRLVIDFVTQSLSLPFLPPYLHNKDNATYGVNFAVGGATAVNHAFFVKNNLSLDITPQSIQTQLIWFNKFLESKGCKEAESSGPQCQAAFDDALFWVGEIGVNDYAYTLGSSVTSDTIRKLAIPSFTNFLQALLKRGAKYVVVQGLPTTGCLPLAMYLAPEDDRDGIGCVKSVNNQSYTHNLVLQAQLQNLRQQFPQAVIVYADYWNAFRMVMKNPGKYGFKEPFKACCGSGEPPYNFNVFATCGSPSAKACPNPYQYINWDGVHLTEAMYKVMSDMFLSGTFSRPPFSYLLSRKQRDG, from the exons ATGGCTAATTCCTTCGGAGTTTTTTCCTCCCAAATTTTCCTCATGTTCGTACTCTTACCCTCCCTGTTTTCTGCCCTTACCGCTGCAACCAACACATTAACCCCACGTCCATTTAATAAGATCTATGCCTTCGGTGACTCATTCACCGACACTGGTAACACCAAGACTGCGACTGGCCCTAGTGGCTTTGGCCATGTCTCCACCTCTCCATACGGCAGCACATATTTCCACCACCCCACCAACCGATACTCCGATGGACGGCTGGTGATTGACTTTGTAACTCAATCCCTGTCACTACCATTCTTGCCACCTTACCTTCACAACAAAGATAATGCAACATATGGTGTCAACTTTGCTGTTGGCGGTGCCACTGCTGTAAATCATGCTTTCTTTGTCAAAAACAATCTCAGTCTTGACATTACTCCTCAGTCAATCCAAACTCAGCTCATTTGGTTCAACAAGTTCTTGGAGAGCAAGGGATGTAAAGAAGCAGAGTCCTCAGGGCCTCAGTGCCAGGCAGCTTTCGATGATGCATTGTTCTGGGTTGGTGAAATTGGAGTCAACGATTATGCGTACACTCTAGGATCTTCTGTTACAAGTGACACTATCCGAAAACTCGCTATCCCTagttttacaaattttctgCAG GCGTTGCTTAAAAGAGGAGCAAAATATGTTGTTGTTCAAGGTCTGCCGACAACAGGATGCTTGCCGCTGGCAATGTATTTGGCCCCTGAAGACGATAGAGACGGTATAGGCTGTGTAAAAAGTGTGAACAATCAAAGCTACACCCATAACCTTGTTCTTCAAGCCCAATTACAGAATCTTAGACAGCAGTTTCCCCAGGCTGTGATTGTATATGCTGATTACTGGAATGCTTTCCGCATGGTGATGAAAAATCCAGGGAAGTACGGGTTCAAGGAGCCCTTCAAGGCTTGCTGCGGATCCGGTGAACCTCCTTACAACTTTAATGTGTTTGCTACTTGTGGCTCGCCCTCTGCAAAAGCTTGCCCGAATCCTTATCAATACATCAACTGGGACGGAGTTCATCTCACTGAAGCCATGTATAAGGTGATGAGTGACATGTTTCTTAGCGGAACATTTAGTCGCCCTCCGTTCAGCTACTTACTGAGCAGAAAGCAGCGGGACGGATGA